The proteins below come from a single Pseudomonas chlororaphis genomic window:
- a CDS encoding dihydrodipicolinate synthase gives MSTPNIHGIIGYTITPFSADGQGLDLDALGQSIDRLIDSGVHAIAPLGSTGEGAYLSDAEWDQVAEFSIARVAGRVPTVVSVSDLTTAKAVRRARFAQAKGADVVMVLPASYWKLSEAEILAHYKTIGASIDLPIMLYNNPATSGIDMSVELILRIFNAVENVTLVKESTGDIQRMHKLQVLGEGQVPFYNGCNPLALEAFAAGAKGWCTAAPNLIPQLNLDLYAAVLANDLNNARALFYRQLPLLDFILKGGLPATIKAGLRTLGLEVGDPRLPVFPLDEVRDGQLRAMLEQLR, from the coding sequence ATGTCTACCCCCAATATCCACGGCATCATCGGTTACACCATCACGCCCTTCTCCGCCGACGGCCAGGGCTTGGACCTGGACGCGCTGGGCCAGTCCATCGATCGCCTGATCGACAGCGGCGTCCACGCCATCGCGCCCTTGGGCAGCACGGGCGAAGGCGCCTACCTGAGCGACGCCGAGTGGGACCAGGTCGCCGAGTTCAGCATCGCCCGCGTCGCCGGCCGGGTGCCGACGGTGGTCAGCGTGTCGGACCTGACCACCGCCAAGGCGGTGCGCCGCGCGCGTTTTGCCCAGGCGAAGGGCGCCGATGTGGTGATGGTGTTGCCGGCTTCGTACTGGAAACTGAGTGAGGCGGAAATCCTCGCCCATTACAAAACCATCGGCGCCAGCATCGACCTGCCCATCATGCTTTATAACAACCCGGCCACCAGCGGCATCGACATGTCGGTGGAACTGATCCTGCGGATTTTCAACGCGGTGGAGAACGTCACCCTGGTCAAGGAGAGCACTGGCGACATCCAGCGCATGCACAAGCTGCAAGTGCTGGGCGAAGGCCAGGTGCCGTTCTATAACGGTTGCAATCCGCTGGCGCTGGAAGCCTTTGCCGCCGGCGCCAAGGGCTGGTGCACGGCCGCGCCGAACCTGATCCCGCAGCTCAACCTCGACCTGTACGCTGCCGTGCTGGCCAATGACCTGAACAACGCGCGGGCGTTGTTCTATCGTCAGTTGCCGCTGCTGGATTTCATCCTCAAGGGCGGTTTGCCGGCGACGATCAAGGCCGGTTTGCGCACCTTGGGCCTGGAGGTGGGCGATCCGCGCTTGCCGGTGTTCCCGCTCGATGAAGTGCGCGACGGCCAACTGCGGGCCATGCTGGAACAACTGCGCTGA
- a CDS encoding diguanylate cyclase, translated as MNLHTFIRHSRLATAVLIRLHRTFSFMAGYLARLGFDSERWPVARDEGAVDRSAGAICPELAATVFSHAREGAILVDPFGRVIAVNEAFTRLTGYGQDEVQGRALNAHPMVRRLLAFYAPMKNALDFHGHWSGEIQSSHKDGREMTSRISISAVHDRYGNVQHYVALFSDMTQIKQRLQLLERDARYDALTQLPNRLLLAERMRQALGKARAHQQKVAIAFIDLDGFKALNDSYGHDWGDRVLQIVAARINATLRESDTLARLGGDEFVAGLVGLQAVEDSEPLLKRMLQAANAPILIGAQTVEIAASIGVAFFPEHGQEIDALISKADQAMYLSKKAGGNRLAFCPTRFISVNSEA; from the coding sequence ATGAACCTACACACCTTCATCCGTCACTCCAGGCTCGCCACCGCGGTGCTGATCCGCCTGCATCGAACGTTTTCGTTCATGGCCGGTTACCTGGCGCGGCTGGGCTTCGATTCCGAACGGTGGCCGGTGGCCCGTGACGAGGGCGCCGTGGACAGGTCGGCCGGGGCCATTTGCCCGGAGCTGGCTGCGACCGTGTTCAGCCACGCGCGTGAAGGAGCCATTCTGGTGGACCCATTCGGCCGAGTCATTGCCGTGAACGAGGCGTTCACCCGTCTCACCGGTTACGGGCAAGACGAGGTGCAGGGTCGGGCGCTGAATGCCCACCCCATGGTGCGGCGGCTGCTGGCGTTTTATGCGCCGATGAAGAACGCACTGGATTTCCACGGGCATTGGTCCGGCGAAATCCAGAGCAGCCACAAGGACGGTCGCGAGATGACGTCGCGCATCAGCATCAGTGCCGTGCATGATCGGTACGGCAATGTTCAGCATTACGTGGCGCTGTTCAGTGACATGACGCAAATCAAGCAGCGCCTCCAGTTGCTGGAGCGCGACGCCCGGTATGACGCGCTCACGCAACTGCCTAATCGGTTGCTGTTGGCCGAGCGGATGCGCCAGGCGTTGGGCAAGGCGCGGGCGCACCAGCAAAAGGTGGCCATCGCCTTTATCGACCTCGACGGCTTCAAGGCCCTGAACGACAGTTACGGCCATGACTGGGGCGACCGGGTGTTGCAGATTGTCGCGGCGCGGATCAACGCGACCCTGCGCGAGAGCGACACGCTGGCGCGGCTCGGTGGCGATGAGTTTGTCGCCGGGCTGGTCGGGCTACAGGCGGTGGAAGACAGCGAGCCGTTGCTCAAGCGCATGCTGCAAGCAGCCAACGCACCCATCCTGATCGGCGCGCAGACGGTGGAAATCGCCGCCAGCATCGGCGTGGCGTTTTTCCCCGAGCACGGTCAGGAAATCGATGCGCTGATCAGCAAGGCGGACCAGGCGATGTACCTGTCGAAGAAGGCCGGCGGCAACCGCCTGGCGTTCTGCCCGACGCGGTTCATTTCGGTCAATAGCGAAGCCTGA
- a CDS encoding histidine kinase, translated as MLSTGLLHAAPVDICQADHLDLMPTVQLFEAPPAQLSLDDVAQLPDARFSPVTPRWPTQGYSRSAYWLKWQFTNSSAVACSRLLVIGAPRLEDIRVYLPGRDAHGGSAYPLAEWPQPAARQPAFAVSLAAGQSVTVFVRVTSHFQMLLEPELWSEPALLRSQQQTYLSDGLTLGIVLLVVPFGFIVGWILRSRLLTVNAGAVLSYILLTCILNGYLIYWPAALGWTRELLTGVSAISFVLFLAYMRVLLQVARLPNVIAWSYWLPLLGCVLGRLWWLMVDPVQGAELVQVSLLSFYGVLLATLFMAWRARLSYSWMAWLVPGLLFAQLLMRLFFPQEYLPWQSPQSKYSLSSTLPGVALLVCTLIMEVSRGRHREKHALATLEQQRQAEHERLESTVALRTVQLRESLAARSALMARISHDLRSPLVRIIDYARLLQGGAQRDYPTNIERNARQQLELIDEMLEFSRGEVEQMQLVLAPGYLYGFLNEIADEAGFLAARQGNTFEAVLADDLPPLVEADFKRLRQVLMNLLANAAKFTHNGRVRFEVSAAAGASADGVELRLSVIDTGVGVDPHEFEQLLQPFRRGRNAQRYEGSGLGLSIVTQLLERMGSRLELHATGQGGSHFSFQLPLKYAQEQDLENGIVDNHVAPLDGQGLHVLLVDDVEQNSEWLYDLLAGYGFDVSIATQGEEALACLAEQPVDLLISDQMMPGMDGWQLLQRVRERWADLPVMLYSAVPPRRPQDYPQDLAFDAVLLKPADSRELLACVKALACPDTVYRATARER; from the coding sequence TTGTTATCCACAGGCTTGCTCCACGCCGCGCCTGTGGATATCTGCCAGGCTGACCACCTGGACCTGATGCCCACCGTGCAACTGTTCGAAGCCCCCCCGGCACAGTTAAGCCTGGACGACGTCGCTCAACTGCCCGACGCCCGTTTCAGCCCCGTCACTCCGCGCTGGCCAACCCAAGGCTACAGCCGCTCTGCCTACTGGCTGAAATGGCAGTTCACCAACTCAAGCGCTGTGGCGTGTTCGCGCCTGCTGGTGATCGGGGCGCCGCGCCTGGAGGACATTCGCGTCTACCTGCCGGGGCGTGATGCCCACGGTGGCAGCGCTTATCCCTTGGCCGAATGGCCTCAGCCAGCGGCGCGCCAACCGGCGTTTGCGGTGTCGCTGGCGGCAGGGCAGAGCGTCACGGTGTTCGTCCGCGTGACCAGTCACTTCCAGATGTTGCTGGAGCCGGAGCTGTGGTCCGAACCGGCGTTGTTGCGCAGTCAGCAACAGACGTACCTCAGTGACGGACTCACCCTCGGCATTGTCCTGCTGGTCGTCCCGTTCGGTTTCATCGTTGGTTGGATCCTGCGCTCGCGACTGCTCACCGTGAACGCAGGGGCGGTCCTGAGCTACATCCTGCTCACCTGCATCCTCAATGGCTACCTGATCTACTGGCCGGCGGCGCTCGGCTGGACACGGGAGCTGCTCACCGGCGTCAGCGCAATCTCGTTCGTCCTGTTCCTCGCCTACATGCGCGTGCTGTTGCAGGTTGCCCGGCTGCCCAACGTCATTGCCTGGAGCTATTGGCTGCCGCTGTTGGGCTGTGTGCTCGGTCGACTCTGGTGGTTGATGGTCGACCCGGTCCAGGGCGCGGAGCTCGTGCAGGTGTCCCTGTTGAGTTTCTACGGCGTGCTGCTCGCCACGTTGTTCATGGCCTGGCGCGCACGGCTGAGCTACAGCTGGATGGCCTGGCTGGTGCCGGGGCTCTTGTTTGCCCAGCTGTTGATGCGCCTGTTCTTCCCCCAGGAGTACTTGCCCTGGCAGTCGCCGCAAAGCAAATACAGCCTGTCGTCGACCCTGCCGGGCGTGGCGTTGCTGGTGTGCACCTTGATCATGGAGGTCAGCCGCGGCCGACACCGGGAAAAGCACGCCCTGGCCACCCTCGAACAACAGCGTCAGGCCGAGCACGAACGCCTGGAAAGCACGGTGGCGCTGCGCACGGTGCAGTTGCGCGAATCGCTGGCGGCCCGCAGTGCCTTGATGGCCCGCATCAGCCACGATTTGCGCTCGCCGCTGGTGCGCATCATCGACTACGCGCGCCTGCTGCAGGGCGGGGCCCAACGCGACTACCCGACCAACATCGAGCGCAATGCCCGCCAGCAACTGGAACTGATCGACGAGATGCTCGAGTTCTCCCGGGGGGAAGTGGAGCAGATGCAACTGGTTCTGGCGCCGGGTTATCTGTATGGCTTCCTCAACGAGATCGCAGACGAAGCGGGCTTTCTCGCCGCGCGCCAGGGCAATACGTTCGAGGCCGTGTTGGCCGATGACCTGCCGCCGCTGGTCGAGGCCGATTTCAAACGGCTGCGGCAGGTCCTCATGAACCTGTTGGCCAACGCCGCGAAATTCACCCACAACGGCCGTGTCCGTTTTGAGGTGAGCGCGGCTGCGGGGGCGAGCGCCGACGGCGTGGAACTGCGCTTGAGCGTGATCGACACCGGCGTCGGCGTCGATCCACACGAATTCGAACAACTGCTGCAACCGTTCCGCCGGGGCCGCAATGCGCAACGCTACGAAGGCAGCGGGTTGGGCTTGTCCATCGTCACGCAACTGCTGGAGCGCATGGGCAGCCGGCTGGAACTGCACGCCACCGGGCAGGGCGGTAGCCACTTCAGTTTTCAGCTGCCGTTGAAATACGCCCAGGAACAGGACCTGGAAAACGGCATCGTCGACAACCATGTCGCACCGCTGGATGGCCAGGGCCTGCATGTGTTGCTGGTGGACGATGTCGAGCAGAACAGCGAATGGCTGTATGACCTGTTGGCCGGCTACGGGTTTGACGTGAGCATCGCGACCCAGGGTGAAGAGGCCCTGGCCTGCCTGGCCGAGCAGCCGGTGGATCTGCTGATCAGCGACCAGATGATGCCCGGCATGGACGGCTGGCAACTGTTGCAACGGGTGCGCGAGCGCTGGGCCGATCTTCCGGTGATGCTCTATTCGGCGGTGCCGCCACGCAGGCCGCAGGATTACCCACAGGACCTGGCCTTCGACGCGGTACTGCTCAAGCCCGCTGACAGTCGCGAGTTGCTGGCGTGCGTCAAGGCGCTGGCCTGTCCAGACACCGTGTATCGCGCGACGGCTCGGGAGCGATAA
- a CDS encoding AraC family transcriptional regulator — MAGDATASSEPQPHILLIDDVPEDIRATLVLLKAQSWRISLASDAHQGYQRALALRPDLIVLDVHMPQMDGFSLCRLLREAPATRQTPILFLSSANSSFERLEGLTVGGVDYIPKSCAPEEVLARIRIHLQLTWRVPPPREANPADPEPEGDEIVLRAAMRWIEEHLDDMPSLVQLAHKVGTHEKRLSRIFREHLGLTVFAYIRDARLRRGQDLLAESAMSVQDVAELVGFRNACNFTTAFRQRIGMTPSQFREQTQGRADAESAGRA; from the coding sequence GTGGCGGGCGACGCGACGGCGTCATCCGAGCCGCAGCCGCATATCCTGCTGATCGACGATGTTCCGGAAGACATCCGCGCAACGCTCGTCCTGCTCAAGGCGCAGTCCTGGCGCATTTCCCTGGCCAGCGATGCGCACCAGGGCTATCAACGGGCGCTGGCGCTGCGTCCCGATCTGATTGTCCTGGATGTGCACATGCCGCAGATGGACGGGTTCAGCCTGTGCCGGCTTTTGCGCGAGGCCCCGGCGACCCGGCAGACGCCCATTCTGTTCCTGTCGTCGGCCAACAGCTCGTTCGAGCGGCTGGAAGGACTGACCGTGGGCGGGGTCGATTACATCCCCAAATCCTGCGCCCCCGAGGAAGTGCTCGCGCGCATCAGGATCCACCTGCAACTGACCTGGCGCGTGCCACCGCCCCGCGAAGCCAACCCGGCCGACCCGGAGCCGGAAGGCGATGAAATCGTCCTGCGTGCCGCGATGCGCTGGATTGAAGAGCACCTCGATGACATGCCTTCCCTGGTCCAGTTGGCCCACAAGGTGGGCACCCACGAGAAACGCCTCTCGCGGATTTTTCGCGAGCACCTGGGGCTGACCGTATTCGCCTACATTCGCGACGCGCGATTGCGGCGTGGCCAAGACCTGCTCGCTGAAAGCGCCATGAGCGTGCAGGACGTTGCCGAACTGGTGGGCTTTCGCAATGCCTGCAACTTCACCACGGCCTTTCGCCAGCGAATCGGCATGACGCCCAGCCAGTTTCGCGAGCAAACCCAGGGCCGTGCCGATGCCGAGTCGGCCGGGCGCGCCTGA
- a CDS encoding TonB-dependent receptor, which translates to MLPWAWATAAPAVSTHTLELDETTVTARRREEDPQHVPIPINVLYGEQLDEAGLHRLQDIQQLVPGLVVSGHDARFAGFGLRGFGATAYNDGLEGSVGTYVDGVYLARQGMAFTELMDIERIEVLRGPQGTLFGKNTTAGALNIVTRQPTFQPEANLEASYGERGLRESRGTISGPLQDDVLAGRLNIFHSTTDGTVKNLQDGARLGDADSQGLRGQLLWTPTTDFSARLIADYAEQNEAGNVLLVNHYSQQTRKRAQFLGYPLSEPDPYKREARIDAPGRPRTLQNGVSLELNWDLDEAMRLTSITAYRDWDYRATRDGDSTALSVAQSETELGQRQFSQEWRLSGTAGSSIDYVAGLYYLRQHLDRDIDVQFGQDAAPWFVGDQLESLQKLYGITFTDPKQVPALLLDGARQRYDGEQKGDSRAIFGQLSWRPIDPLELTGGLRYSHERKDGWVSRDVSNLAPLTGLPPVFQAGGQLLRDIALGEGYYRQDSIEEHNVSSLLSASYRFSEAVMGYVSWSRGYKAGGINFDVVGPFTAPTFEPERATSMELGLKTRFWGDRALLDLALYQTDVDNYQALTYSPPTSLFAPPLRDNLINVGKVRLRGVELDSAWQLTPRLTGRLGLAWSDARYRSFPNAPCPPASGQWTCDLSGERLYNAPEWTLSSGLDHSHPLANGLEVYSGIDYSLRTGYYGTLEGGKGSYQPSYGLTNLRLGLRSQDRGWEVEGWMRNVFDRQYITAVYSLLGAGDYGVMTGSERTLGTTVRLRY; encoded by the coding sequence GTGTTGCCTTGGGCGTGGGCCACGGCTGCGCCCGCCGTGTCGACCCACACACTGGAACTCGACGAAACCACCGTGACGGCTCGCCGCCGCGAGGAAGACCCGCAACACGTGCCCATCCCGATCAACGTCCTCTACGGCGAGCAACTGGACGAAGCCGGCCTGCACCGCCTGCAAGACATCCAACAACTAGTGCCCGGCCTGGTGGTCTCCGGTCACGACGCCCGTTTTGCTGGCTTCGGCCTGCGCGGGTTCGGCGCGACGGCCTACAACGATGGCCTGGAAGGCAGCGTCGGCACCTACGTCGATGGCGTCTACCTGGCGCGTCAGGGCATGGCCTTCACCGAGTTGATGGACATCGAGCGCATCGAAGTGCTGCGCGGGCCCCAGGGCACCTTGTTCGGCAAGAACACCACCGCGGGCGCGCTGAACATCGTCACCCGCCAGCCGACCTTCCAGCCCGAAGCCAACCTTGAAGCCAGCTACGGCGAGCGCGGCCTGCGGGAGTCTCGCGGGACGATTTCCGGGCCGTTGCAGGACGACGTACTGGCGGGGCGATTGAATATCTTCCACAGCACCACCGACGGCACCGTGAAAAACCTGCAAGACGGCGCGCGCCTCGGCGACGCCGACAGCCAGGGCCTGCGCGGCCAGTTGCTGTGGACGCCGACCACCGACTTCAGCGCGCGCCTCATCGCCGACTATGCCGAGCAAAACGAAGCCGGCAACGTCCTGCTGGTCAATCACTACAGCCAGCAGACCCGCAAGCGCGCCCAGTTCCTCGGCTATCCATTGTCGGAGCCCGACCCTTACAAGCGCGAGGCACGCATCGACGCGCCGGGCCGCCCGCGGACCCTGCAAAACGGCGTTTCACTGGAATTGAACTGGGACCTGGACGAGGCCATGCGCCTGACCAGCATCACCGCCTACCGAGACTGGGATTACCGCGCAACGCGTGACGGCGACAGCACCGCGCTGTCGGTGGCCCAATCCGAGACCGAGCTGGGCCAGCGCCAGTTCAGCCAGGAGTGGCGCTTGTCCGGCACGGCCGGCTCGTCCATCGACTATGTCGCCGGGCTCTACTATCTGCGCCAGCACCTGGATCGGGACATCGATGTTCAATTCGGCCAGGACGCCGCGCCCTGGTTCGTCGGCGACCAACTGGAATCCTTGCAGAAACTCTATGGCATCACCTTCACCGATCCGAAGCAGGTGCCGGCGCTGCTGCTGGACGGCGCCCGGCAACGCTATGACGGAGAACAGAAGGGCGACAGCCGCGCCATTTTCGGCCAGCTATCCTGGCGTCCGATCGACCCGCTGGAACTCACCGGCGGCCTGCGCTACAGCCACGAGCGCAAGGACGGCTGGGTCTCGCGCGACGTCAGCAACCTGGCCCCGCTGACGGGGTTGCCACCGGTGTTCCAGGCCGGAGGGCAGTTGCTGCGCGACATCGCCCTGGGCGAGGGTTACTACCGCCAGGATTCGATCGAAGAGCACAACGTCTCCAGCCTGCTCAGCGCCAGCTACCGCTTCAGCGAGGCGGTGATGGGCTACGTCAGTTGGTCGCGGGGCTACAAGGCTGGCGGCATCAACTTCGACGTGGTCGGCCCGTTCACCGCGCCGACCTTCGAGCCGGAGCGCGCCACTTCCATGGAACTGGGCTTGAAGACGCGGTTCTGGGGGGACCGCGCGTTGCTCGATCTCGCGCTCTACCAGACCGACGTCGACAACTACCAGGCGCTCACCTACAGCCCGCCCACCTCCCTGTTCGCGCCGCCGCTGCGGGACAACCTGATCAACGTCGGCAAGGTGCGCCTGCGCGGGGTCGAGCTGGACTCGGCCTGGCAACTGACGCCCCGACTCACCGGGCGCCTGGGCCTGGCCTGGAGCGACGCGCGCTACCGCAGCTTCCCCAACGCCCCGTGCCCGCCGGCCTCGGGCCAGTGGACCTGCGACCTCAGCGGCGAGCGTCTCTACAACGCGCCGGAATGGACCCTCAGCAGCGGCCTGGATCACAGCCATCCGCTGGCGAATGGGCTGGAGGTCTACAGCGGCATCGACTACAGCTTGCGCACCGGTTACTACGGCACTCTCGAAGGCGGCAAGGGCAGCTATCAACCCAGCTACGGCCTCACCAACCTGCGCCTGGGCCTACGCAGCCAGGACCGTGGGTGGGAAGTGGAAGGCTGGATGCGCAACGTCTTCGACCGTCAGTACATCACCGCGGTCTATTCACTGCTCGGCGCCGGCGACTACGGCGTCATGACCGGCAGCGAAAGAACCCTCGGCACCACCGTCAGGCTTCGCTATTGA
- a CDS encoding toxin — MTRKQDIPKVRNPPAGDGHHITYRDMTASELAARETRQRDYEAMLARQAAYEQARWAPVDNKPLPEVTGCVFAKSCKLPNGIIDYSNPNGYVPADLVKQYGDLMWLGGRSADPSGAVPLKRIGANTVPVTLGRFALGGSAASTAAAGSTVGAALLTGIIALLWPSSLGDSALYSEGQLRNLKQARSRMRLNIEQQADGSLKGYGFYTGQNGGWEMVDVVQFTPRAEQFVADLGDGVELIWTPATDPSDTLGIPALEAAPQAPPVWIYPPTPMADSIIVDPIYPPEYRDFILVFPADSGVRPVYVVLSVPGDHKYHKPPSLLPAFPDAKTAPSKTFVRGGGIKRRRWKDPAGRIYEWDSQHGAVELYTKQGKHLGEYDPITGEQTKPADPTRRVEK, encoded by the coding sequence GTGACACGCAAACAAGACATCCCCAAGGTCCGAAACCCGCCCGCCGGTGACGGGCATCACATCACTTACAGAGACATGACTGCCAGCGAACTGGCCGCGCGCGAAACCCGACAGCGGGATTATGAAGCCATGCTTGCCCGACAAGCAGCCTATGAACAGGCGCGCTGGGCTCCGGTGGATAACAAACCGCTACCCGAGGTGACCGGGTGCGTGTTTGCCAAGAGCTGCAAGCTGCCCAACGGCATCATTGATTACAGCAACCCCAACGGCTACGTACCGGCGGATCTGGTCAAGCAGTACGGCGACCTGATGTGGCTCGGCGGCCGCAGTGCCGACCCTTCCGGCGCGGTGCCCCTCAAGCGGATCGGCGCGAACACGGTGCCCGTGACGTTGGGCCGGTTCGCGCTGGGCGGTTCGGCAGCGTCTACGGCTGCTGCCGGCAGTACCGTCGGCGCAGCTCTGCTGACGGGCATCATCGCCCTGCTCTGGCCTTCCAGCCTGGGTGACAGCGCACTCTACAGCGAGGGCCAGCTACGCAACCTCAAGCAGGCGCGCAGCCGCATGCGCCTTAACATCGAGCAGCAGGCCGATGGCAGTCTCAAGGGGTATGGGTTCTATACGGGTCAAAATGGCGGCTGGGAGATGGTCGACGTTGTCCAGTTCACTCCGCGGGCCGAGCAGTTCGTCGCCGACCTGGGTGATGGCGTCGAACTGATCTGGACGCCGGCCACCGACCCTTCCGATACCCTCGGCATCCCTGCTCTGGAGGCCGCGCCCCAGGCACCTCCCGTATGGATCTACCCGCCGACACCGATGGCCGACAGCATCATTGTCGACCCGATTTATCCGCCGGAATACAGGGACTTCATTCTGGTGTTTCCGGCGGATTCGGGGGTTCGGCCGGTTTATGTGGTTTTAAGTGTTCCGGGGGATCATAAGTACCACAAACCTCCCTCGCTGCTTCCAGCCTTTCCAGATGCTAAAACTGCTCCATCTAAAACGTTCGTACGTGGTGGCGGTATTAAACGTCGAAGATGGAAGGATCCCGCCGGAAGAATCTATGAGTGGGACTCACAACACGGTGCTGTCGAGCTATATACAAAACAAGGGAAACATCTTGGGGAATACGACCCAATAACTGGCGAACAAACAAAACCCGCCGACCCGACAAGGAGAGTAGAAAAGTGA
- a CDS encoding DNA-binding protein has protein sequence MSIRLKLLRKKLGMTLDVLAEKTGMTKSYLSKVERGLSTPSIATALKLAKALSVKVEELFSEENVSLDSYSLVRSEDRQSLAASSGSSEYAVLAHQVSERSLLPFILYPAAEFTAHHAFKEHTGEEFLFVHEGQVEVDFMNERVLLNRGDALHFNAQKPHRLRSVGDVQAQLLVVVHSDESSEKSENA, from the coding sequence ATGTCCATTCGCTTGAAATTGCTCAGGAAAAAACTCGGCATGACACTGGACGTCCTGGCCGAAAAAACCGGGATGACCAAGAGCTACCTGTCCAAGGTGGAGCGAGGCTTGAGCACGCCCTCCATCGCCACCGCGCTCAAGCTCGCCAAGGCGCTGAGCGTGAAAGTCGAGGAGCTGTTCTCCGAAGAAAACGTCTCCCTCGACAGCTACAGCCTGGTGCGCAGCGAAGACCGCCAATCTCTCGCGGCGAGCAGCGGTAGCTCCGAATACGCGGTCTTGGCCCACCAAGTGTCCGAGCGCAGCCTGCTGCCCTTCATCCTCTACCCGGCGGCTGAGTTCACGGCGCATCACGCCTTCAAGGAGCACACAGGGGAAGAGTTCCTGTTCGTGCACGAAGGCCAGGTGGAAGTGGATTTCATGAACGAGCGCGTGCTGCTGAACCGTGGCGATGCCCTGCATTTCAATGCACAGAAGCCCCATCGGTTGCGTTCGGTGGGCGACGTCCAGGCACAGTTGCTGGTGGTGGTGCACAGCGATGAATCATCGGAGAAGAGCGAGAACGCGTAG
- a CDS encoding transcriptional antiterminator, with protein sequence MNTYQPLNCDLHDYLEIACLYGYTLDIELTDGQRLNARAITTRTAPTREEFLDVETADGRLEIRLDQLLAITPLDHSARFGRVVLALRNLPG encoded by the coding sequence ATGAACACCTATCAACCACTGAACTGCGACCTGCATGATTACCTGGAGATCGCCTGCCTCTACGGCTACACGCTGGACATCGAACTGACTGACGGCCAACGCCTGAACGCCCGGGCGATCACCACGCGGACTGCCCCCACGCGGGAGGAGTTTCTCGATGTGGAAACTGCGGACGGTCGCCTGGAGATTCGTCTTGATCAGTTGCTGGCGATTACGCCGCTGGATCACAGTGCCCGGTTTGGGCGGGTTGTGCTGGCGCTGCGAAATCTGCCGGGGTAG
- a CDS encoding aldolase: MSKTLATPKDQLVQHAVNQMQKSLPDNTWTVRQKLALTCRILFENGHDSGLAGQITARGPQPGTYYTQQLGLGFDEITAGNLLLVNEDLEVLEGHGMPNPANRFHTWVYRARPDVNCIIHTHPTHIAALSMLEVPLQISHMDLCPLYEDCAFLEGWPGVPVGNEEGELIAGALGDKRAILLSHHGQLSTGATVEEACNIAQLIERAAKLQLLAMAAGEVKPILPHLGREAHDWIARPKRHAAAFDYYVRQNLRQHANCLN, translated from the coding sequence ATGAGCAAGACACTGGCAACGCCCAAGGACCAGTTGGTCCAGCATGCTGTTAACCAGATGCAGAAATCACTGCCGGATAATACGTGGACTGTACGACAAAAGCTGGCCCTGACCTGCCGCATCCTGTTCGAGAACGGCCACGACTCAGGGCTGGCCGGGCAGATTACCGCGCGCGGGCCGCAGCCGGGCACCTACTACACCCAACAACTGGGCTTGGGCTTCGACGAGATCACCGCCGGCAACCTGCTGCTAGTCAATGAAGACCTGGAGGTGCTGGAAGGCCACGGCATGCCCAACCCGGCCAACCGCTTCCATACCTGGGTCTACCGTGCTCGGCCGGACGTGAACTGCATCATCCACACCCACCCGACCCACATCGCCGCGCTGTCGATGCTGGAAGTGCCGCTGCAGATTTCCCACATGGACCTCTGCCCGCTGTACGAAGACTGTGCGTTCCTGGAAGGCTGGCCGGGCGTGCCGGTGGGCAATGAGGAAGGCGAATTGATCGCCGGTGCCCTGGGTGACAAGCGCGCCATCCTGCTTTCCCACCACGGCCAGTTGTCCACCGGTGCCACCGTAGAGGAAGCCTGCAACATCGCCCAGTTGATCGAGCGCGCCGCGAAGTTGCAATTGCTGGCCATGGCCGCCGGCGAAGTGAAACCGATCCTGCCGCACCTGGGCCGCGAAGCCCACGACTGGATCGCCCGACCGAAGCGCCACGCGGCCGCCTTCGACTACTACGTCCGGCAGAACCTGCGCCAACACGCCAATTGCCTGAACTGA
- a CDS encoding MarR family transcriptional regulator — MIQCKRAYEAASATDGVRILVDRLWPRNCPKQALVIDEWRPEVAPSHGLRKAFKAGSVSFEAFKVAYRKELAAQPQSWWRLVDVARDGALTLVYAARSVTENNAVVLAEWLEDEVEKRAQGSSPVCYLAEFPEM; from the coding sequence ATGATCCAGTGCAAACGCGCCTATGAAGCCGCAAGCGCCACGGATGGCGTGCGCATCCTGGTTGATCGGCTGTGGCCGCGCAATTGTCCCAAGCAGGCGTTGGTGATCGATGAATGGCGCCCGGAGGTGGCGCCTTCCCATGGGCTGCGCAAGGCATTCAAGGCCGGGTCGGTTTCGTTCGAGGCATTCAAGGTGGCTTATCGCAAGGAGTTGGCCGCCCAGCCGCAAAGTTGGTGGCGATTGGTGGATGTGGCGCGGGACGGGGCCCTGACGCTGGTTTACGCGGCCAGGTCCGTCACCGAGAACAATGCCGTGGTGCTGGCCGAGTGGTTGGAGGATGAGGTGGAGAAGCGTGCGCAGGGGAGTTCGCCGGTGTGTTACCTGGCGGAGTTTCCCGAGATGTGA